In a single window of the Ignavibacteriota bacterium genome:
- a CDS encoding cation transporter, translating into MTKSISHPAEKGMKTSVIGILVNAVLAAVKGITGIFGNSYALVADAIESSLDVFSSAIVWGGLKISTLPADADHPYGHGKAEPLAGALVSIGLLAGAVIIIIQSVHEIITPHHAPEPFTLIVLVAVILTKEILFRFVIRVGKEVNSTAVKGDAWHHRSDAITSAAAAVGISLALVGGEGYESADDYAALFVSVIIAINAFRIFRPALNEIMDAAPQPEIENSVREIAGKVEGVMWLEKCNVRKMGFDFFVDLHVTVDATITVHEGHEVARRVKSAVCKSNARILDVLVHIEPSSISEFLPESQK; encoded by the coding sequence ATGACCAAATCAATATCACATCCTGCCGAAAAAGGAATGAAGACAAGTGTTATCGGAATTCTTGTCAACGCAGTGTTAGCCGCTGTAAAAGGAATTACCGGTATCTTTGGAAATTCCTACGCGCTTGTTGCCGATGCGATTGAATCATCGCTCGATGTGTTTAGTTCTGCAATTGTGTGGGGAGGATTAAAGATTTCGACGTTGCCCGCCGATGCCGACCATCCGTACGGACACGGAAAAGCAGAGCCGCTTGCTGGAGCGTTGGTTTCGATTGGATTACTTGCGGGTGCCGTAATCATCATCATCCAAAGTGTTCATGAAATCATTACGCCGCATCATGCACCGGAGCCGTTTACGCTTATTGTTCTCGTGGCGGTAATTCTGACGAAAGAAATATTGTTCCGGTTTGTTATTCGCGTCGGAAAAGAAGTAAACAGTACAGCGGTGAAAGGAGATGCTTGGCATCACCGGAGTGATGCGATTACTTCTGCCGCGGCGGCGGTCGGAATTTCTCTTGCGCTTGTTGGTGGTGAAGGCTATGAAAGCGCGGATGATTATGCAGCGTTATTTGTCTCAGTGATTATTGCAATCAATGCATTCAGAATATTTCGTCCGGCGTTGAACGAAATCATGGATGCCGCGCCTCAACCCGAAATTGAAAACAGTGTTCGCGAGATAGCAGGTAAAGTAGAAGGCGTGATGTGGTTGGAAAAATGCAATGTAAGAAAAATGGGGTTCGATTTTTTTGTTGACCTGCATGTAACCGTAGATGCAACCATCACTGTCCATGAAGGACATGAAGTTGCCCGAAGAGTGAAATCGGCTGTCTGCAAATCGAATGCAAGGATTCTCGATGTTCTGGTTCATATCGAACCGTCGAGTATATCTGAATTTCTTCCAGAATCTCAAAAATAA
- a CDS encoding Glu/Leu/Phe/Val dehydrogenase produces MKSYNSFDVAQQQVREAARLLNLDEATIELLLWPQREYKFTVPVQMDDGTKKIFHAWRIQHNYARGPAKGGIRFHPDETVDTIRALAGWMTWKTAVVDLPLGGGKGGVKCDPKKMSERELENLSRGYIRAVAEYIGIDRDIPAPDVYTNPQTMAWMMDEYETIMHHHQPGVLTDKPLQIGGTEGRRDATARGGVITVREACQSLCVDPTRTYAIQGFGNAGQRAALLHQEILGGGKLIAVSDSRGAIYNSDGLNPKELVTYKLTTGSIVGFPGAKPISHEEVLSANVEVLYPAALENSIHEKNASNIKAKIVCELSNGPTTPDADLILYNNNIHVIPDILASAGGVTVSYFEMVQDSYSYFWEESVVQHRLDQKLTKAYHRVQEAIKEKQVHPRLAAMVVGVARVAEACKLRGWV; encoded by the coding sequence AATTCATTTGATGTAGCACAACAACAGGTTCGTGAAGCGGCTCGATTGCTTAATCTGGATGAGGCGACAATCGAACTGTTACTTTGGCCCCAACGAGAATACAAATTTACCGTTCCCGTTCAGATGGATGACGGAACGAAAAAAATTTTTCATGCGTGGAGAATTCAGCACAACTACGCGCGCGGTCCGGCAAAAGGCGGAATCCGATTCCATCCTGATGAAACGGTGGACACGATTCGTGCGCTTGCGGGATGGATGACATGGAAAACTGCTGTTGTTGATTTGCCGCTTGGCGGAGGAAAGGGCGGAGTGAAATGCGACCCGAAAAAAATGTCGGAGCGTGAGTTAGAAAATTTGTCTCGAGGGTATATTCGCGCCGTTGCAGAATACATCGGCATTGACCGCGACATACCTGCACCTGATGTTTATACCAATCCACAGACGATGGCATGGATGATGGATGAATACGAGACAATCATGCATCATCATCAGCCCGGTGTGTTGACAGATAAGCCGTTGCAAATCGGCGGCACGGAAGGACGACGGGATGCGACTGCACGGGGCGGTGTTATCACCGTTCGCGAAGCCTGTCAATCCCTCTGCGTTGACCCGACACGTACGTATGCAATTCAGGGATTTGGCAATGCGGGGCAACGTGCCGCGCTTCTTCATCAGGAAATTCTTGGTGGGGGAAAGTTGATTGCTGTGAGTGATTCGCGCGGGGCGATTTATAATTCTGATGGGCTCAATCCGAAAGAACTTGTCACATATAAGTTAACGACCGGTTCCATTGTTGGCTTTCCCGGAGCGAAACCAATTTCTCATGAAGAAGTGTTGAGCGCGAATGTGGAAGTGTTGTATCCCGCCGCTTTAGAAAATTCAATTCATGAGAAAAACGCATCGAACATCAAAGCGAAAATTGTTTGTGAACTTTCCAATGGTCCGACAACGCCGGATGCGGATTTAATTTTATACAACAACAACATTCACGTTATTCCGGACATTCTTGCAAGCGCAGGCGGTGTAACGGTTTCTTATTTCGAGATGGTGCAGGATAGTTACTCGTATTTCTGGGAAGAGAGTGTCGTTCAGCATCGCCTCGACCAAAAACTGACGAAAGCGTATCACCGTGTTCAGGAAGCAATCAAAGAGAAACAAGTGCATCCCCGACTTGCGGCGATGGTAGTTGGCGTTGCGCGCGTCGCAGAAGCGTGCAAACTACGCGGATGGGTGTAA